In Trichoderma asperellum chromosome 1, complete sequence, a single window of DNA contains:
- a CDS encoding uncharacterized protein (EggNog:ENOG41) produces MIDEGRETSSPQNQESDVEDGELIFDIKGLDVQEYDTEFLSLSAPYDEHGAVKDEDMESDRHIMALPAARKYEHIAGPGCLNTRGFHGDMISAEEMMDCQTVQGIFRKPEHWTPRDDDMDFERTSMYYALTGLSDFMPASGAGLRCAPHRGEADQCDATNDSDVWCMSSQWTSRILPFHPTCFELFIRISKLRMGQVRLDPLVRLESNSRNDVFGERHPDVQDAKSDGWHWNCIPGSEYLVANPVFVPSLKALFEAAISKEESFNVQYSPLKDVSKTPDIGYEAQDPFLALPAELRQAVVWNLDSRDVANLRLASPAFYHLPISLWHRLMVREMPWIYEAWCDDPTPYHWAMANASDLKQMREQREAYAIERRRRAEILQDQDVELYAAWEANEPKSPPWFDSPRFQAQLRQSADAKRAMAPIKLPRERTNWYRLYTDIKANEMTVKGLRNRKRIWMNVEHIVGEVEKEWEKELREKHVAFTTLMGETLESLNL; encoded by the exons atgATCGATGAGGGAAGGGAGACAAGCTCTCCCCAGAATCAGGAGTCAGACGTAGAAGACGGCGAATTGATTTTCGATATCAAGGGGCTCGACGTCCAAGAATATGACACCGAGTTCCTGTCCTTATCAGCACCCTACGACGAACATGGAGCGGTAAAGGACGAGGATATGGAGAGCGACCGACACATCATGGCTCTTCCCGCAGCTCGCAAGTATGAACACATTGCCGGCCCAGGCTGTCTCAATACCCGAGGCTTCCACGGCGATATGATTAGTGcggaggagatgatggacTGCCAAACCGTCCAGGGCATCTTTCGGAAACCCGAGCACTGGACGCCACGGGACGACGATATGGACTTTGAGAGGACGTCAATGTATTATGCCCTTACGGGCCTGTCGGACTTTATGCCTGCGTCGGGGGCTGGGCTGAGATGTGCGCCGCATCGAGGTGAGGCGGATCAGTGCGATGCGACGAATGATAGCGATGTTTGGTGCATG TCGTCTCAGTGGACAAGTCGCATACTTCCTTTTCATCCCACATGTTTTGAGCTATTCATTCGGATAAGTAAGCTGCGCATGGGTCAAGTCCGCCTTGACCCGCTGGTTCGTCTTGAAAGCAACTCTCGCAACGACGTATTTGGCGAGCGGCACCCCGATGTTCAAGATGCAAAGAGCGACGGCTGGCATTGGAATTGCATCCCTGGCTCAGAGTATCTCGTTGCGAATCCCGTCTTTGTGCCCAGCTTGAAAGCTCTTTTCGAGGCGGCCATATCCAAAGAGGAGAGTTTTAATGTGCAGTATAGTCCACTCAAGGATGTGTCTAAGACGCCAGATATTGGCTATGAGGCGCAAGATCCGTTCTTGGCTCTACCAGCTGAACTAAGGCAGGCAGTTGTCTGGAACCTCGACTCCAGAGACGTAGCTAATTTGCGATTGGCATCCCCAGCGTTTTACCATCTCCCCATATCTTTATGGCACAGGCTGATGGTACGAGAAATGCCGTGGATATACGAAGCTTGGTGCGACGACCCTACGCCGTATCACTGGGCAATGGCAAACGCATCAGACTTGAAACAAATGCGAGAGCAGAGAGAAGCATACGCTATTGAACGACGGCGCAGGGCGGAGATTCTTCAGGATCAAGACGTCGAGCTTTATGCCGCCTGGGAAGCGAATGAACCGAAGAGTCCTCCTTGGTTCGATTCGCCCCGATTTCAGGCGCAGTTGCGGCAATCTGCGGATGCGAAGAGAGCCATGGCGCCTATCAAGCTTCCCCGGGAGAGGACGAACTGGTATCGCCTTTATACGGATATCAAGGCGAATGAGATGACGGTGAAGGGGTTGCGTAACAGGAAGAGGATATGGATGAATGTAGAACATATTGTTGGCGAAGTTGAGAAGGAGTGGGAGAAGGAGTTGCGTGAGAAGCATGTGGCTTTTACGACTTTGATGGGAGAGACACTTGAGTCTTTGAATCTTTGA
- a CDS encoding uncharacterized protein (TransMembrane:2 (i102-125o145-166i)) produces MSSSSSSPAASPAEAVSQIADKIPSAQEAKETAQAAAPAAQSALLSQLRALTAGGFGGVCAVVVGHPFDLVKVRLQTAERGVYSSAIDVVRKSVARDGLRRGLYAGVSAPLVGVTPMFAVSFWGYDLGKQIVGATSTIGPDGLSTGQLAAAGFLSAIPMTAITAPFERVKVILQVQGQTQLAPGEKPKYNGGLDVVRQLYREGGLRSVFRGSAATLARDGPGSAAYFAAYEVIKRKLSPTDPETGKPTGQLSLTAITCAGAGAGVAMWIPVFPVDTVKSRLQTAEGNVTIGGVIRELYGKGGYKAFFPGFGPALARAVPANAATFLGVELAHQAMNKMFGSN; encoded by the exons atgtcttcctcctcctccagtcCCGCCGCCTCCCCCGCCGAGGCCGTCTCCCAGATCGCCGACAAGATCCCCTCCGcgcaagaagccaaagagacCGCCCAGGCCGCTGCCCCCGCGGCGCAATCCGCGCTGCTCTCCCAGCTGCGCGCCCTCACGGCCGGCGGCTTCGGCGGTGTCtgcgccgtcgtcgtcggccaCCCCTTCGACCTGGTCAAGGTGCGCCTGCAGACGGCCGAGCGCGGCGTCTACTCCAGCGCCATTGACGTGGTGCGCAAGTCGGTCGCGCGCGATGGCCTGAGGAGAGGCCTGTACGCCGGTGTGAGCGCACCGCTGGTTGGAGTGACTCCCATGT TCGCCGTGTCCTTCTGGGGTTACGATCTCGGCAAGCAAATCGTCGGCGCCACCTCGACCATCGGTCCCGACGGCCTCTCGACCGGccagctcgccgccgccggcttcCTCTCCGCCATCCCCATGACCGCCATCACCGCCCCCTTTGAGCGCGTCAAGGTCATCCTCCAGGTCCAGGGCCAGACGCAGCTCGCCCCCGGCGAAAAGCCCAAATACAACGGCGGCCTCGACGTCGTGCGCCAGCTCTACCGCGAGGGCGGCCTGCGCTCCGTCTTCCGCGGCAGCGCAGCCACCCTCGCCCGCGACGGTCCCGGAAGCGCCGCCTACTTCGCCGCCTACGAGGTCATCAAGCGCAAGCTGAGCCCTACCGATCCCGAGACCGGCAAGCCCACCGGCCAGCTGAGCTTGACGGCCATTACGTGCGCTGGTGCCGGTGCCGGCGTGGCCATGTGGATTCCCGTCTTCCCCGTTGATACCGTCAAGTCCCGCCTGCAGACCGCCGAGGGCAACGTCACCATCGGAGGCGTCATCCGCGAGCTGTACGGCAAGGGCGGCTACAAGGCCTTCTTCCCTGGCTTTGGACCGGCGCTCGCTCGTGCCGTTCCTGCGAACGCTGCTACCTTCTTGGGCGTTGAGCTGGCGCACCAGGCTATGAACAAGATGTTTGGTTCAAACTAA
- a CDS encoding uncharacterized protein (EggNog:ENOG41), protein MGRLPSHIFIVRHGNRLDAADKQWHLTSPTPYDTPLTYGGFLQARQVGNQIGSILEQAKVDAEVTKNGAGLSGKRRRFRVVIHSSPFLRCIQTSIGITSGLAQLAPESIYQPSDVIIPRKAPIGQQSPHKSALLRLDTFLGEWLTPEYFEMITPPPGAALMMASAKSELLRREDYSMYTSAPVSANSRPASKGALWSSPVSTLQPPASPTLERGGVFAPSAMAAALSSASQEQKKGYAPPRPLHAISSNGKIPDGFVAHARDSCAVIDYQWDSMRAPLDFGDGGKLGEEWASMHHRFRSGLKRMVNWYATMDCPDEMLCTSTTNDNDHNCNDSGYGEEEDEEVETVVIIVSHGAGCNALIGAVTHQPVLMDVGIASITVAARKADADYPKALAVAAERQGGAVPPLAAVDDLYDIRLSASTEHLRSNSGASITGPSASPRNTWSASGRRDRASVLASPTTTEGPVLSPFTGLVYGSRSSSANASAGPFSRRDSGSSRRSPKVAPPAGMTVNVSGGNESSGQTAGRGSMSSSSGLWTPARSALRFIDDVDEEAVVDYDSMFPDFDNKRFSPNPISDENVKPSKETKSKPFPFLDRAAERSTSPKGGIFSAPIKINTELASKAFGGPVEEMPLSQLGGLWNLAVPEPDVSRDWSQTKRRWTVNERA, encoded by the exons ATGGGCCGGCTACCGTCACACATTTTCATTGTAAG ACATGGCAACCGACTCGATGCCGCCGACAAGCAATGGCACCTCACGTCGCCAACCCCTTACGATACCCCCCTGACCTACGGCGGCTTTCTGCAGGCCAGGCAGGTGGGCAACCAGATTGGGAGCATTCTAGAGCAAGCCAAAGTCGACGCTGAGGTGACCAAAAACGGCGCTGGGCTGAGCGGGAAGCGCAGACGGTTCAGAGTGGTCATCCACAGTTCGCCGTTCTTGCGATGCATCCAGACGTCGATAGGAATCACCTCAGGCCTTGCGCAGTTGGCGCCCGAATCCATATACCAGCCATCCGATGTCATCATTCCGCGAAAGGCGCCAATCGGCCAGCAGAGCCCGCACAAGTCCGCCTTGCTCCGGCTGGATACGTTCCTGGGAGAGTGGCTCACGCCAGAGTACTTTGAGATGATCACACCACCTCCCGGAGCAGCTCTGATGATGGCCAGTGCAAAGTCAGAGCTTCTACGGCGCGAAGATTACAGCATGTACACAAGCGCTCCGGTCTCTGCTAACAGTCGTCCGGCGTCGAAAGGCGCTCTCTGGAGCTCGCCTGTCTCTACTCTGCAGCCGCCTGCTTCACCTACATTGGAAAGAGGCGGCGTTTTTGCCCCGTcggccatggccgccgcGCTGTCCTCCGCGTCGCAGGAGCAGAAGAAAGGCTATGCCCCCCCTCGACCGCTGCATGCCATTTCGAGTAACGGAAAGATTCCGGATGGATTCGTCGCTCATGCCAGAGACTCGTGCGCTGTGATTGACTACCAGTGGGACTCAATGAGAGCCCCGCTTGAttttggcgatggcggaAAGCTAGGCGAAGAGTGGGCGTCGATGCACCACCGCTTTCGCTCAGGGTTGAAGAGGATGGTAAACTGGTATGCGACGATGGACTGTCCCGACGAGATGCTCTGCACATCTACGACCAATGATAACGACCATAACTGCAATGATAGCGGCTatggtgaagaggaggatgaggaagtcGAGAcggtcgtcatcatcgtgtCTCACGGTGCTGGCTGCAATGCTCTGATTGGTGCCGTCACGCACCAGCCTGTTCTTATGGATGTTGGAATCGCCTCCATCACAGTAGCTGCTAGAAAAGCGGATGCTGATTACCCCAAAGCTCTTGCCGTTGCAGCAGAGCGCCAGGGCGGTGCTGTGCCTCCGCTAGCTGCTGTCGATGATTTGTACGATATACGCCTCTCGGCAAGCACAGAGCACCTGCGTTCTAATTCTGGAGCATCCATTACCGGGCCATCAGCGTCGCCCAGGAACACCTGGAGTGCTTCAGGTCGCCGTGATCGCGCATCAGTATTAGCCAGCCCAACCACTACGGAGGGACCTGTCCTGAGTCCCTTTACCGGTCTCGTCTATGGCAGCCGAAGTAGTTCTGCAAACGCTTCAGCCGGCCCCTTTTCGCGACGAGACTCGGGCTCCAGCCGAAGGTCCCCTAAAGTCGCACCGCCTGCAGGTATGACCGTGAACGTCTCCGGCGGCAACGAAAGTAGCGGGCAGACCGCAGGACGGGGGAGtatgtcatcttcttctggccTATGGACACCCGCACGCTCTGCGCTGCGTTTTATAGACGATGTCGATGAGGAAGCGGTAGTGGATTATGATAGCATGTTCCCCGACTTTGATAACAAGCGATTCAGCCCCAACCCCATATCGGACGAAAACGTCAAGCCATCGAAAGAAACAAAGTCAAAACCATTCCCATTCCTGGACCGGGCAGCTGAGCGCTCAACTTCTCCAAAGGGGGGCATCTTCTCCGCCCCTATCAAAATCAACACGGAACTGGCCTCCAAGGCATTTGGAGGCCCGGTGGAAGAGATGCCACTGTCACAACTTGGCGGCCTGTGGAATTTAGCTGTGCCTGAACCGGACGTATCTAGGGATTGGAgtcagacgaagaggagatggactGTTAACGAGAGAGCTTGA
- the GPI8 gene encoding glycosylphosphatidylinositol anchor biosynthesis (SECRETED:SignalP(1-23)~MEROPS:MER0002477): MKLSGLPLRAIVASVLLATTAVAEHTSNWAVLVCTSRFWFNYRHLANVLSMYRTVKRLGIPDSQIILMLPDDMACNPRNAFPGTVYSNSDRAVDLYGDNIEVDYRGYEVTVENFIRLLTDRVGDETPRSKRLLTDDRSNIFVYMTGHGGNEFLKFQDAEEIGAFDLADAFEQMWEKKRYHEILFMIDTCQANTMYSRLYSPNIIATGSSELDESSYSHHADNDVGVAVIDRYTYYNLEFLEAHVQDLSSKKTIGELFDSYEFDKIHSTAGVHYDLFPGGEEAARSRLITDFFGNIQNVEVDRAKDLALEEELVELSKTIAMLRRKEAEEDAAYHNVSSIPASVPTAPPRKIQGAKALTEDDWWTKKIIGATALAGCALLWGVGSFLEA; the protein is encoded by the exons ATGAAGCTCTCCGGCCTCCCTCTCCGGGCCATCGTGGCCTCGGTGCTTCTCGCGACAACCGCTGTCGCTGAGCACACGAGCAACTGGGCCGTCCTGGTCTGCACATCGCGATTCTGGTTCAACTACCGCCATCTCGCCAATGTACTGTCCATGTACCGAACCGTCAAGCGCCTGGGCATCCCCGATTCCCAAATCATCCTCATGCTGCCCGACGATATGGCCTGCAATCCACGAAATGCGTTCCCAGGCACCGTCTACAGCAACTCAGACCGGGCCGTGGACCTGTATGGCGACAACATTGAGGTTGACTATCGTGGATACGAGGTCACCGTTGAAAACTTCATCCGACTCCTAACCGATCGTGTCGGCGACGAGACCCCCCGAAGCAAGCGACTCTTGACCGACGACCGAAGCAACATCTTTGTATACATGACCGGACATGGTGGAAACGAATTTCTCAAGTTCCAAGACGCGGAAGAGATTGGCGCGTTCGATCTTGCTGATGCCTTTGAACAGatgtgggagaagaagag ATACCATGAAATCCTCTTTATGATCGATACTTGCCAAGCAAACACCATGTACAGCAGACTATACTCTCCCAACATCATTGCTACGGGATCATCTGAGCTCGACGAATCTTCCTACTCTCATCACGCCGATAATGACGTCGGTGTTGCTGTCATTGACCGATACACTTACTACAACTTGGAATTCCTCGAAGCTCATGTCCAAGActtgagcagcaagaagacCATTGGCGAACTGTTTGACAGCTATGAATTTGACAAGATCCACTCAACCGCCGGAGTCCACTACGACCTCTTCCctggcggagaagaagctgcgcgCAGTCGCTTGATCACCGACTTCTTTGGCAATATCCAAAACGTCGAGGTTGACAGGGCCAAGGACCTGGctctggaagaagaattggTCGAGCTCAGCAAGACTATTGCCATGCTGCGGAGAAAGGaggccgaagaagatgccgccTACCACAATGTATCGTCCATTCCTGCGAGCGTTCCTACCGCGCCGCCGAGGAAGATCCAGGGGGCTAAGGCTCTTACTGAAGACGACTGGTGGACGAAGAAGATCATTGGAGCTACGGCACTTGCTGGATGTGCACTATTATGGGGGGTTGGTAGCTTTTTGGAAGCATga
- a CDS encoding uncharacterized protein (EggNog:ENOG41) has protein sequence MDRFRARPLQTLSLTSRPPSPHALAWSCDAELAIATQESIYIFLPDFLGGHDADADERDASQYQFALSLQPSSVINPNTRINGQLCAQAGVKLPAPKTGEEGNFRGVGNGAVTGSGAALGQVIRVEWSPSGLGCNSRPVLMALTTTGNLITFGEQADSQSTATSSMRTRTFKNWRMLWGLGAKLPIPDSESKDGYRTMDERIVSFSWAGEIAPGRALLAYMNDSGQIIVMSVQYHLRRDTSKRGSEKEWIWTLTQHVRIDGSGPHKEASDPHDPDFTPQGSAFSIKWSPWLIEDGYRTATIAYIAKNHVGFRRIILYGDWERGHLPDVVSEKSDTTGICLSLSSDALVEWEDAIWTEGDSHISRGIVSTPFAVKPFQVVLNGPLAEPAPPHSVWECASAYPESDEPSTNPITGLVVHDPDPENKPPVPYYSLIRLSATSTNLDWYQTNLPEGNLPQWVEDIGDQHARLVSRSAALYGVDSDFESDSENGDDRTMQEAPPAPAEPVLQVHPYRFRLWGLAKSPGDGCTAVLASKHDTQHPDRRGISNVHFDWQVPADTDDKPQRIRKISKPLTTEGRVWEWMYGMGEDVPGVTPGQKTSTARLQSSPLRQLFKDVVVRLPCVFCSTQLSVKDDVATCENRHAFAICATSGIPILAPGISRVCGVCKMRCLKVSELEKLAEEYLGSVDAVGDSQGEVCGGCGGKFVI, from the exons ATGGACCGATTTAGG GCACGTCCCCTTCAGACGCTATCTCTCACTTCTCGTCCGCCCTCACCGCATGCCCTTGCCTGGTCATGCGATGCCGAGCTCGCTATTGCAACGCAAGAATCCATTTACATATTCTTGCCCGACTTTCTGGGCGGCCACGATGCCGATGCTGATGAGCGAGATGCCTCTCAGTATCAATTTGCATTGTCTCTCCAGCCATCCTCCGTCATAAACCCCAACACCAGGATCAATGGCCAGCTATGTGCCCAGGCTGGTGTCAAACTACCAGCTCCCAAAACCGGCGAGGAGGGCAACTTTAGAGGCGTTGGCAACGGCGCAGTCACTGGGTCTGGAGCGGCTCTGGGACAGGTCATCAGGGTAGAATGGTCGCCAAGCGGATTGGGCTGCAACTCGCGGCCGGTGCTGATGGCCTTGACAACTACCGGAAACTTGATCACGTTTGGAGAGCAGGCTGATAGCCAGTCAACTGCCACATCGAGCATGAGAACGCGGACGTTTAAGAACTGGCGGATGCTATGGGGTTTGGGTGCCAAGCTGCCCATACCCGATTCCGAGTCCAAAGACGGCTATCGGACCATGGACGAGCGCATCGTGTCTTTCTCATGGGCCGGGGAGATTGCGCCAGGAAGGGCCTTGTTGGCCTACATGAATGACTCGGGGCAGATTATCGTCATGAGTGTTCAGTATCACCTGCGACGAGACACTTCAAAGCGTGGTTCCGAGAAAGAATGGATTTGGACGTTGACGCAGCACGTTAGAATCGACGGTAGCGGTCCTCATAAGGAG GCGTCAGATCCACACGACCCAGATTTCACCCCTCAAGGCAGCGCATTTTCTATAAAATGGAGTCCCTGGCTCATCGAAGATGGGTACAGGACGGCAACTATTGCATATATTGCCAAGAATCATGTTGGCTTCCGGAGAATCATACTATATGGCGACTGGGAAAGGGGTCATCTTCCCGATGTGGTATCTGAGAAAAGCGACACCACCGGCATATGCCTGTCCCTCTCCAGTGACGCCTTGGTTGAGTGGGAGGATGCA ATATGGACTGAAGGAGACTCTCATATTTCTCGGGGTATTGTATCGACTCCGTTTGCTGTTAAGCCTTTTCAAGTCGTGCTCAATGGTCCTTTGGCTGAGCCGGCACCTCCACACTCTGTCTGGGAGTGTGCCTCAGCATATCCTGAATCAGATGAACCATCGACAAATCCCATCACAG GACTCGTTGTTCACGATCCGGATCCTGAAAACAAGCCTCCAGTCCCATACTATTCATTGATCAGGTTATCCGCCACCTCTACGAACCTTGATTGGTATCAGACAAACCTGCCGGAAGGAAATCTGCCACAGTGGGTGGAAGATATAGGGGATCAACACGCCCGTCTCGTCTCTCGATCTGCCGCGCTATACGGCGTAGACTCGGATTTCGAGTCAGACTCTGAAAACGGAGACGATAGGACGATGCAAGAGGCACCTCCAGCGCCAGCCGAGCCCGTATTGCAGGTCCACCCTTACCGGTTTCGCCTCTGGGGCCTAGCCAAGTCCCCGGGCGACGGATGCACTGCCGTGCTCGCGTCAAAGCACGACACCCAGCATCCTGATCGCCGGGGCATCTCAAACGTACACTTTGACTGGCAAGTGCCCGCCGATACAGATGACAAGCCTCAGCGTATCAGAAAAATCTCCAAGCCACTCACGACTGAAGGTCGAGTGTGGGAGTGGATGTATGGCATGGGAGAAGACGTGCCCGGCGTGACTCCCGGACAGAAAACATCCACTGCCAGACTACAAAGTAGCCCATTAAGACAGCTGTTCAAAGACGTGGTGGTGAGACTGCCATGTGTATTCTGTAGCACTCAGCTGTCAGTTAAGGACGACGTAGCTACCTGTGAGAATCGACACGCATTTG CCATATGCGCTACATCCGGCATCCCTATCCTAGCACCAGGCATCTCCCGCGTGTGCGGCGTCTGCAAGATGCGCTGCCTCAAGGTATCTGAGCTGGAGAAACTGGCGGAGGAGTACCTCGGAAGCGTAGACGCAGTGGGGGATTCACAGGGGGAAGTGTGTGGTGGTTGTGGCGGCAAGTTTGTCATCTGA
- a CDS encoding uncharacterized protein (EggNog:ENOG41~SECRETED:SignalP(1-19)), with protein MWPQLTNLLLLILAAPSLAAPYRGLPTIPFIIPGGHPPDRVIPTSTAPEAIPTSVVPLPGFNHLAQNNTQAVTKSPDSSAAFSGTCVQVTLGGHGKIGMTTLEGRCVDDAGMWWDTSLNLNSCVGNVGGRLVYEENGGFDATCRPCTLDYIHDSGSVLLKCNCLDQVRFPRYTALEMGPGGKIALSWI; from the exons ATGTGGCCTCAGCTCACCAACCTTCTCCTCCTAATTCTCGCCGCACCGAGTCTGGCAGCTCCTTACCGCGGTCTGCCCACCATTCCCTTCATCATCCCAGGGGGGCATCCACCAGATCGAGTTATTCCAACGAGCACGGCTCCAGAAGCGATCCCAACTTCTGTCGTGCCTCTCCCGGGCTTCAACCATCTCGCGCAGAACAACACGCAGGCCGTTACCAAGAGTCCTGATAGCAGTGCCGCATTCTCGGGCACGTGCGTGCAGGTCACGCTCGGCGGCCACGGGAAAATCGGCATGACGACGCTGGAGGGACGATGTGTTGACGATGCGGGCATGTGGTGGGATACGAGCCTGAATCTGAACTCGTGTGTTGGCAATGTTGGAGGTCGTTTGGTGTATGAGGAAAA CGGTGGCTTTGATGCTACTTGCAGACCATGCACGCTGGACTACATTCACGACTCGGGCAGCGTGCTTCTCAAATGCAACTGTCTGGATCAAGTGAGGTTTCCCAGGTACACTGCTTTAGAGATGGGACCTGGTGGTAAGATTGCACTTTCATggatttaa
- a CDS encoding uncharacterized protein (EggNog:ENOG41~TransMembrane:1 (o211-232i)) yields the protein MPISHRHLHRHHRRDILDDIDDIVHGKNPFDDGDDGDNDSKGNGGSDKSSDSKDQATVVQVVYKTMSATFSGPIGGYVTVHQGQSPPTVAPKPSPKPDAQSKESPKETPTPAKETPKETPKNTPSQQEQTPHAQKTSSAEPTAIRPPQQTQSESETALAKATGTPSPTQLALDGNRAHSGAATPTIDAASTSSTPSSVSAASSGTSAGAKAGIAIGVLGGVFVIGLLVFFLVSRRRKQAQAEQLMDDNEKVQPAPPPPVQPRAITPVIAVSPPVSPPMSPAMSPEPIDDMPVRTNPNAPRISLRPVTQFLPNWNLEKQAAAAAAAGGVVGVAVTGDGSDRPNTSQSDHPANPFGQQAERVPSPIHEDATVFTPYTPSEMSVSDSASISEIPHAEEAVAATAVAASAVAAGAAGAVAGAATLARKQSMRNRNPNNVDLTVNTLATVPPSPAVTDFSVSSPAAGSVPTPQPSQSAAAIAAAGGPANSTVHRVQLDFKPTLDDELELKAGDLIRLLHEYDDGWALVIRMDRSQQGVVPRTCLSTRAVKPRPPQGPSPGNPAGPPRGVNSPTGQRPMTPQSQRPMTPQGKFPPNGAPRMGPGPGSRPASPAGSMMNRNGAGRPQSPMGRPMSPGPKYQGPPTSRPQSPSVMSQQQNSPTGSSPLNPNSNPTSPTGPPAGPAASPIERKPVPGQAY from the exons ATGCCCATCTCACATCGGCACCTCCACCGCCACCATCGTCGAGATATTCTCGACGACATTGACGACATTGTCCATGGAAAGAACCCCTTTGACGATGGTGACGATGGTGATAATGACAGTAAGGGAAATGGAGGTAGCGACAAGAGCTCAGATAGCAAAG ATCAAGCCACTGTAGTTCAAGTTGTCTACAAGACCATGTCAGCAACCTTTTCCGGCCCCATTGGCGGCTATGTGACTGTGCATCAAGGCCAAAGCCCTCCGACAGTGGCTCCCAAGCCCTCCCCGAAGCCTGATGCGCAATCCAAGGAATCACCAAAGGAGACGCCAACACCAGCAAAGGAGACGCCAAAGGAGACGCCAAAGAACACTCCCAGTCAGCAGGAACAGACACCCCACGCACAAAAGACAAGCTCCGCTGAGCCGACTGCCATTCGCCCTCCTCAGCAAACACAATCCGAGTCCGAAACAGCCCTTGCCAAGGCTACGGGAACACCATCACCAACGCAGTTGGCCCTTGACGGTAACCGAGCTCACTCGGGCGCTGCCACCCCCACCATTGATGCGGCATCAACATCTTCGACCCCCAGCAGTGTCAGTGCGGCCAGCTCTGGCACGAGTGCTGGAGCCAAGGCTGGAATTGCCATAGGAGTGCTCGGTGGCGTGTTCGTCATAGGActgctcgtcttcttcctcgtcagcCGCCGCAGAAAGCAAGCTCAGGCCGAGCAGCTTATGGATGACAACGAAAAGGTTCAACCAGCACCTCCACCACCGGTCCAGCCGCGGGCTATTACCCCAGTCATTGCAGTGTCGCCACCAGTGTCACCACCAATGTCTCCAGCCATGTCCCCGGAACCCATTGACGACATGCCTGTCCGAACAAACCCGAATGCGCCACGCATTAGCCTCAGGCCCGTGACCCAATTCCTGCCCAACTGGAATCTCGAGAAGCAagctgcggcggctgctgctgctggcggtgtTGTTGGTGTCGCCGTTACTGGCGATGGCTCAGACCGTCCCAACACCAGCCAGAGTGATCACCCTGCTAACCCATTCGGTCAACAAGCCGAGCGTGTTCCCTCCCCTATTCACGAAGATGCAACCGTTTTCACCCCTTATACGCCATCTGAGATGTCTGTGAGCGACAGTGCGTCAATCTCTGAGATTCCGCATGCTGAAgaggctgttgctgccactgccgtTGCTGCTTCTGCCGTTGCTGCCGGTGCGGCTGGTGCTGTTGCCGGAGCCGCAACGCTGGCTCGCAAGCAATCGATGCGAAACCGCAACCCTAACAATGTTGATCTAACTGTCAATACGCTTGCCACTGTCCCTCCAAGCCCTGCCGTCACCGACTTTAGCGTGTCGTCACCCGCTGCTGGTTCTGTGCCTACGCCTCAGCCATCTCAgagcgctgctgctatcgctgctgcaggcgGCCCTGCCAACTCTACCGTTCACCGGGTGCAGCTTGACTTCAAGCCTACACTCGATGATGAGCTGGAACTGAAAGCTGGTGATTTAATACGACTTCTTCACGAGTATGACGACGGATGG GCGCTTGTCATCCGCATGGATAGATCTCAACAAGGTGTTGTTCCTCGCACATGCTTGTCTACGCGAGCAGTTAAGCCTCGACCTCCCCAGGGACCCTCTCCCGGCAACCCAGCTGGCCCTCCAAGGGGTGTCAACTCTCCTACCGGCCAGCGACCAATGACTCCTCAAAGCCAGCGCCCCATGACACCGCAAGGCAAGTTCCCTCCTAACGGTGCTCCGAGAATGGGACCTGGCCCTGGATCTCGTCCTGCCTCACCCGCCGGTTCAATGATGAACCGCAATGGCGCAGGTCGACCTCAGTCCCCAATGGGTCGTCCAATGAGCCCCGGACCCAAGTACCAGGGACCTCCCACCAGCCGACCTCAAAGCCCCAGTGTGATGAGCCAACAACAAAACAGCCCTACTGGGTCTAGCCCATTGAACCCAAATTCAAACCCAACATCGCCAACGGGCCCACCGGCGGGACCAGCAGCTAGTCCCATCGAGAGGAAACCGGTTCCCGGCCAGGCCTACTAA